In Brassica napus cultivar Da-Ae chromosome C4 unlocalized genomic scaffold, Da-Ae chrC04_Random_19, whole genome shotgun sequence, the sequence TTCCTTGGCTAATCAGTTCATGTTCAGCTCAGTATACGTTCCCGTCAGAACATATACCAGTCAGTCCACACATTGACTAACTGATCTCAGATGACAAGTTCAGCTGCCTTGTCTGAATCCGTCCAGCTTAGTCCGACAAGCTCATCTGCTATGTTCGGACAGACATTATCATCTTAACCGGACCAGTACTATCCAGATGACATGTCCAACATGTCTGTCCCGTCTGATCAGCCCGACCTTGgactgatccagttcagactgcGGGATGGGAATGTTACAATATCGCCGAAGCCGATTAACTTgatcttttttttccttctctttcttgaAAACAACAATTTCACCACATCATTAGCTCTGGTGAACACTATCGTGAACTGGTAGAGATCTCTCTTGGTTCAGAACAATACCGGTCAAGATATTCTTAGACTTGTGAATCGGGCTTAGTCGTCTTTCTTCACAGTCACACAAAAGAACTAAGCCGAAAAATGAAGTGGTCGTTTTGGGATTAGTTCATTCGGTCTTGTAGCTGAGGCAGGCAAGCCAGCTCGGACAGTAGGCTATCCCATGTACATCTCGTTTAATACATGTAAAACGTACATTTAACCAATTCAATTATGTAAGTCAAGGAAAACTTTTTCTTCCGTTACTGAATGTTGTTGCCAAACTCACCAGGTACAAGAAAATGAACACTTTATAATGTTGAGACTAATACAGCTTAAGAtttaagaaacaaaagaaaagttcaaaggtatttttttttaattcttttttcatCTCCCTCGTACTCGTGTGTAAAAGTGTAAACAAAATgtagaaaacaacaacaactagCTTTTACGAGTTTAAGATCCAAACTTGAACTCCAGAGAGATAGGACATcccgatatatatatatacactaaagTAACCAAAAACAAAGGTCTAACCCAATACAAGAACACATTCAACCTTAATTCTAGGCGTGAAtacaatagttttaataaagaGTTATTCCTTTATTGATGTTTAGAAAACTTCTCAAAAACTAAAGACAagctattatttttcttatctttttttgtgaGATCATCTTACATTAGATCTCTTTATATAGGTAATAGGGATCCTTAACTTAGCCTATTACACAATGATTAGGTCTTTCCTTTTTCCTAATTCTAATAGCTTTAGTTAGTTATTCTAATTCTACTTAATGATAACTTCTTTtttctagttatcctaattaCACTTAATGAtaacttcattttcttcatgaCTTCCTTTTTAGCAATGTTGAAGCTTATCTCCAACATTCTCTCCCTTAAGCTTCAAGCTTCCATTGCTAAGGTCTTGAACTCGAATCAGCTCCCtcatctctttgaacttgattctTGCTAATGCCTTGGTCAAGATGTCTGCGCCTTGAACACTTCCTGGAATGTGTTCAACACCATGCACACGTCCTTGCATATGTTCTTGAGATATCCCTTGACTACAAGTCATGATTTGAACTTCTTGATAGTTCCATCCGCATCCTTCTTGATCTTGAACACCCATTTGAGACCAGTGACTTTTATATGACTTGGTTATCAACTCGAATCCATATCTTGTTATTGTTGATTGAGATGATTTCTTCCTTACAAGAATCTTTCCATTCTTTCAAGTCTTTAGCCTTACAGCTCCTTGGCTCATTATCCTTTGATAGTAGAAGTCCTctcacattcttctttggatcttTGAAGAGCATAATCAACCAGATAGCTTGACTGAACACTTGGCAACTTGATCTTCGCAGATGTCGAACAGGTTCTTCCGGTTGAACAGTTTGTTCCGCTTGAACATGTTGTTCCAGTTGAACATGTTGTTCCGGTTGAACGGGTTGATGTGGTTGAACAGATTGATGTTGATCTTCTATCACATCTTCATATGTGGTGTGATCCTGATCATTATCGAAATCACCTTCATTAGTTGCCTCCGGTTTCGATATGATCATGATCATTATGATGACTATTATTCACACCACGAGTCCTTCTTCTTTCGGTATACTAAACTTTCCTTGGAACACTTATGGAACTTTAATCCTTTCAGTACTTGATCAAGCTTTGTGTTCCAGGCTCATGGAGCTTGCCTTAGTCCGTATAAAGCCTTTCGAAGTTTGAAAAGCTTATGTTCTTCTCCCTTCTTTTCAAATCCTTTAGGCTGAGATACATACACATCTTCTGTCAATTCTCCATGTAAGAGTGTTGTCTTCACGTCCAAGTGATGGATCTCTCATCCGTTTGCAGCAGCTAAACCGAATAGCAATCTGATCGTCTCTATACGAGCAACTGGTGCAAACACACCTCTTCAAAGTCAATTCCATGTTGTTGAACATATCCTTTAGCCACGAGTCTTGACTTATACTTGTTGATTAAGCCATCTGCATTCCTTTTGATCTTAAAGATCCACTTGAGGCCAATAACTTTTACTCCGGCTGTTTGTCTACGAGCACCCACGTCTCATTCTCCTCAATAGAATCAATCTCGTTTGTGCAAGCTTTTCtccacactacaagaaaaatggacTTTCTTAGCGTAAGAAAACAACTATTATATGCTATTGTTAGCGTTATTGAAACCGCTATGTCTGCCCTAGCTATAATAGGTCCCCCTATATGATAGCAGTTTTTTAAACGCCATTATATCAGAGACATATGAAAGCCTTGTTTTTAACTTGCTATGGTTAGTCGAACATTATGATAACTGgatgctattttattttctatcatAGTGATGTATCAATGCTATATCTATTATCGATTATGTGATATTAGAAACTGTTCACAGAAACATTTTTTGTgaattatatttacataaaaaaagTAATATTCAATTTATATTTCATTGATAAAACCAAAATGTACTTACATCATTACCACAAACAGTCTACATTTTCATCAAATCTTACACAAACATCAGAGCTAAATATAAAAAGGGCTATAGAAAACAAGGGAACTAAATCAAAACCTTGAGCTCCCATTCCCTTCTTGGCCTTAGCATGTATCTCTGATGTGTGAGAACATCTTCTGCCCTCTGCCCTCTCAGCTTTGACATCGAGAGTAGTATTTCCAGTTACTGTCTTTGCGGTTCCTGTCTTTGCACGAGCTATGATGTCTCGTTTTTGCAGTGCAGGAACTAACACATCCCTAGCATCAACTACCATAACAATCTGAAGAAAAAgagtaaaattaaataaacaaagacGTTTAATGAGAGGGTTAATACACTTTGCCAAGGACTTACCAAATCACTACGTTCAAGAACTCGCCAAAGCTGTCTCCAGATGTCGAGGTTCTTTTCGAAAGGAGTCAACACAAGCTTTTCATTTTCCTCTAGCCTAAACCCAATACAGGAGACAAGTATGC encodes:
- the LOC125594745 gene encoding uncharacterized protein LOC125594745 is translated as MSVEELDANEKQAFLNWRRMFVRLEENEKLVLTPFEKNLDIWRQLWRVLERSDLIVMVVDARDVLVPALQKRDIIARAKTGTAKTVTGNTTLDVKAERAEGRRCSHTSEIHAKAKKGMGAQGFDLVPLFSIALFIFSSDVCVRFDENVDCLW